One window from the genome of Haloprofundus halobius encodes:
- a CDS encoding Piwi domain-containing protein, translating to MNRYRLSVPGGRDQSTDPQTLTQSAAYWLDREHGTPVGSSGTMHVISLTELSRSVQAKGHTVKPEKVDEITLTPDTERDRQQIKGLVQSSLRRAIPDSLYSFQFLQGIIRREIEFGGDGFDFGAQRKHTAKVHITADGTVLLQVEASHNLVTMKSLDKMVSEGSDLPSWRVEHDTEVYGNASTGYLRGWSDLRYNDRSDTLGEVISEYHEGLLEEDVRQRLIETNPRLVKVDYGGFTGDQVPRALKLSPRTEQVEEQDYDFHNLFTSRRAMKPDTRFDYLKTFVEDLSPLPGFDLQFEPGPTNHGFDYLDIRGNQSRLVYGGGAHASKPSTGLKDHGVFKSPEDYWVGVLYPTHYEDTYKQFIGLLAKTLSQWGAPAGTSGYPYELGRISEYTDVYQQLREETDVVVAMVPDKGAVDDFDGFEDPYSELKRTLMRQGIPTQMLQKSTAEEINMTSQKIPSDSFTNIVSAVVAKAGGTPWQIEDMPGETQAFMGLDVTRDSQTGQHSGASASIVMRDGSTFAAESTTQQAGEKFVADQVEQFVRDLIYDFADEQDEPLNRLTIFRDGKVHEDIDEIRDGLSGLDAEFDIVSVRKRDQTRIANFNGTRFNIAQKGVGFVDREREQGILHAFGKPETNDDNSVGTPRTFRLIKNSGPTDIETITRQAYWLSEVHYGSPARSTRLPVPIKYADMAAKYVREGYVDPGRVIHGPAYL from the coding sequence GTGAACCGCTACCGGCTATCGGTCCCCGGTGGTCGCGATCAGTCGACAGACCCACAGACGCTCACTCAGTCTGCGGCCTACTGGCTTGACCGAGAACACGGAACGCCCGTGGGCAGCTCGGGGACGATGCACGTCATCTCGTTGACCGAGTTGTCCCGATCAGTGCAGGCGAAAGGGCACACCGTCAAACCTGAGAAAGTCGACGAGATTACGCTCACCCCAGACACTGAGCGTGACCGCCAACAAATCAAGGGACTGGTTCAGTCCTCGCTTCGGCGGGCAATCCCTGACTCGCTCTACTCCTTCCAGTTCCTCCAAGGAATCATCCGCCGCGAAATCGAGTTCGGAGGCGATGGCTTCGACTTTGGAGCTCAGCGGAAACACACTGCGAAAGTACACATCACCGCTGATGGAACGGTTCTTCTCCAAGTCGAAGCGAGCCACAACCTCGTGACGATGAAGTCACTGGACAAGATGGTCTCAGAGGGTAGTGACCTCCCGTCGTGGCGGGTCGAACACGATACAGAAGTCTACGGTAATGCTTCGACTGGATACCTCCGTGGATGGAGTGACCTCCGGTACAACGATCGCTCCGATACGCTCGGAGAAGTGATTTCGGAGTACCACGAGGGTCTGCTTGAAGAAGACGTCCGACAGCGACTCATCGAAACGAATCCGCGATTAGTGAAAGTCGACTACGGTGGGTTCACCGGTGACCAGGTTCCCCGAGCATTGAAACTGAGTCCTCGGACAGAGCAGGTCGAAGAGCAGGACTACGACTTTCACAACCTATTCACCTCACGACGGGCGATGAAGCCTGATACCCGGTTTGACTACCTGAAAACGTTTGTTGAGGATCTTTCTCCTCTGCCAGGGTTCGACCTGCAGTTCGAACCGGGGCCAACGAACCACGGGTTCGACTACCTCGATATCCGAGGGAACCAATCGCGGCTTGTCTACGGTGGTGGTGCGCATGCTTCAAAGCCGAGTACTGGTCTCAAGGACCACGGTGTGTTCAAATCACCGGAGGACTACTGGGTGGGCGTCCTCTACCCGACACACTACGAAGACACCTACAAGCAGTTCATCGGACTTCTCGCGAAGACGCTCTCACAGTGGGGGGCACCAGCAGGAACATCGGGCTATCCCTACGAACTAGGCCGCATTTCTGAGTACACCGATGTCTACCAGCAGTTACGTGAGGAAACAGATGTAGTCGTCGCGATGGTCCCCGACAAGGGGGCCGTAGACGACTTCGATGGATTCGAAGATCCATACAGCGAACTCAAGCGGACGCTGATGCGACAGGGCATCCCGACCCAGATGCTCCAAAAATCGACCGCCGAGGAGATCAACATGACCTCCCAGAAGATTCCGAGCGACTCATTCACGAACATCGTGAGCGCTGTGGTCGCAAAAGCTGGGGGGACACCATGGCAAATCGAGGATATGCCCGGGGAGACGCAAGCGTTCATGGGCTTGGACGTCACCCGCGACTCACAAACAGGTCAGCACTCGGGGGCGAGTGCGAGCATCGTGATGCGGGATGGATCGACGTTCGCAGCAGAGTCGACGACACAACAAGCCGGTGAGAAGTTCGTCGCAGACCAGGTCGAGCAGTTCGTCCGTGACCTCATCTACGACTTCGCAGACGAGCAGGACGAACCACTCAACCGCCTGACCATCTTCCGCGATGGCAAGGTCCACGAGGATATCGATGAGATTCGAGATGGACTCAGCGGCCTCGACGCAGAATTCGACATCGTGAGCGTACGGAAGCGAGACCAGACTCGCATTGCCAATTTCAACGGAACGAGGTTCAATATCGCGCAGAAAGGGGTCGGCTTCGTCGACCGTGAGCGAGAACAGGGGATTCTCCACGCCTTCGGGAAACCCGAAACGAACGATGACAACAGCGTCGGGACGCCACGTACCTTCCGACTCATCAAGAATTCCGGACCTACGGACATCGAGACGATCACTCGACAGGCGTACTGGCTCTCGGAGGTCCACTACGGGAGCCCCGCTCGGAGTACCCGGCTCCCAGTCCCGATCAAGTATGCAGATATGGCAGCGAAGTACGTTCGAGAGGGCTACGTAGATCCGGGGCGAGTCATCCACGGTCCCGCATATCTGTAA